TATTGACATTCGATAACGAACGGTGGCGCTGATCTATCGTTCACTTTATATATATTGATATAATAATAGTAGCTAAGGTGAATAGACGGGAAGTCTTGGGGATCACAGCCGCTGGAATGGCATCTCTCTCTGGGTGCTCTCAGAGAATTCAGCGGGTGATTCAGGACGCTGCCGGCGACGAAGCAGCAGTCACCGGTACTGTCACCACGGGCGGTGACCCGTTATCGAACGCGTCAGTGACCGCTTATCGAAACGGCAGGGAAATCGCACGAGCCACAACCGACGATGATGGAACATACAACGTCTCTCTCGGTGGCTTCCCGGCTTGGGTTCGATTTGACCACCCGGAGTGCAGCTCAGTCACGAGGGCAGTCGCACCAGGATCGGCAAGAAGTATCAAACTGAATTCGGGCGAGGAGTCGGTCAGTTTAGCATTTGGCGGGGACGTGATGTTCGGACGGCGGTACTACGAGCCGAGAGACGACCCACTCCGGTTCTATTACCGGTTACAACCGACAGACCGTCGGGACTCTCATGACCGATTGCTTGACTCGGTCTCACCACTCTTCGGGGACGCAGATATTGCGTCGATTAATTTGGAGACGCCGCTGACGACATCAGAATGGAGGCACCCGTCAAAGGCGTTCGTTTTCACCAGCCATCCTGTCGCTGCAGCGGCGATGGCCGACGCTGGAATCGATTATGCGGCACTTGCGAACACGCATGCCTTCGATGCCCTCACGCCAGGGCTTGAAGAGACGATTGAGTCTCTCGACAGGGTCGGAGTCGCCCATTCCGGCGCCGGTTCGGACTCCACCACCGCCATTGCTCCAGCCATTCTCGAACGCGACGGGGTGACTGTCGGATTCGTTTCGGTAACGACAACAGCGGGCAGACAATACGAGCGCGATTGGGCGGCCGACGAGACGACTGGGACGTATACTGTCAATCGAGAAGACGAAACGCTCACTGTTCGGGACAGTGCGGGGGTTGCCGACGCGACGCCCGAAACGATTCGTGCCGGCGTGGAGGCTGCGACCGACCAAGCGGACGTGGTCGTGACACAAATCCATGGCGGGGAGGAGTACCAGCGCACGCCCACGCGGGAACTCCAGGATTTGACCGACACCGCGATCGCTGCCGGCTCGGATCTGGTCGTGAACCACCACCCACACGTGTCAGGGGGACTTGAGACCCGTGACGGCGCGCTCGTCGCGTGGTCGATGGGGAACCTCTTCTTTGACCAGAACCTCTGGGCTACTTATCGATCGTTCATCCTGCAGGTGACAATCTCTCCCGACGGAATACAGTCGGCACGGGCGGAACCGATCCTCATTGAGGGTTACATCCCACGCGGGGTGACTGGACCGCTCCGAGACCGGCTGACGTGGGAACTCGCGGGACTCTCGGACAATTCGTTCATGATTACCGAGGATACATTGGTATACCAGCCTGACGACGAAAGGCCTACACCCGAACAACTGGCCCTTGACGGTGGGGGCCAACGTAGGGTTCGCGGGTGGGTTACCGACTCCGATGACTCGGTTCAACTTGGTCGTGAGCGGTTCCTTACCGGGTCGTTCGATGATCACGATGTTGATAGTGACGCATACGAAGGCACGCTGTGGCGCTACGGCCGTGAATCCCGTAGCAGCGACCAACCTATAGGGCGAGATGGGTCCGGAGGTATCGAACTAGTACGCGTTCAAGCAAACGAGAACCGAGCACTATTCTCGCCGTGGAACCGCCTGCCGGTCTCCAACAAGGAATTCACGCTGTCGGGATCATACCGGACGAACGCAGACGGAGAGCTTCGACTGCTGGTCTCGTGGTACAACGACACATCTGGAAGTTCGTTCCAATCCCAAGAGATGTCACTCGCGTCGACGGAGCGTGAATGGACTGACTTCTCACTTGAATTAGAGCGGCCCGATGAGGCCACCCATATCGACGTCTTCGTGTTTCTGAGCCCACCGGATGGCGTCGATATCCTGCGTGCGGCGTTCGACACGCTGAGCCTCGTTGAGTGGGAGCCGACCGAGGTTGCCGGCGGCCGGCAGTTCGATGTCATTCGGGGTTCGTCCGGAGCAACTGTCCGTGTGATCCCTGTCGACGGTGAGGTGAGCTGGCAGTGATCGTCGCGGTTATTGTCACCGCATTTGGACTCCTCGCGGTGGCGGGACTGACACAGGTGTACGGTTACCGGCTGGGTGGCACAATTGCGATACCGGTTCTCGCCGTGTATACCCTGAAAAGCTTCGTTATGCTGCCGATCTACGTTCTCAGTGCTGCGCTTGCGTACATCGGCCTCCAATTGTTGAAAGATAACACACTAATTTACGGCCGTGCCGAGTTGATCTATGCGATCCTTATTGGGAGTCTGATACCAGTCACAATCTTCCTGACGTTTGGTTTTCTTATTCAAGATATCTTTCAGACGGTCGTGTTCGTCGGGAGTATCCTGCCTGGCCTTGCTGCATACAATTATCACCAACTCGATGTCGAGACCCGTCGCTGGGACTTACTCACCGCGGTGGTGTTGTTCGTATGTCTGTTTGGACTCGGATGGTATCTGGTCTCGGCGGAGTTCGCGCCCACACTTGCGACTGCGGCGCCTATTACGCTCTACTCGCGCACAGCAGATGTGGCGACATGGAAAGGCGTTGCTGTCAACGAGCCCTTATGGCCGGTTATCCTTCCTCGGCTCGTGACTGTGTTGTTGTTCGCGGTCGGGATGCTCCTGTCTGAACGTGTTCGCGAACGGTACGACATCCAGATTGGCGTGGTTTCGGTGGCGTTGCTTGCAATCTTTTCGCTTGCGGACCGCCGGCTCGTCTATCTATATGTTTGTCTGATCATGGCTTCATACGTTACCCTGCAAGTGATTCATTATTCATCGCTGTTGTACGGGCGCGTACTTGTCGGCATCGGGGCAGCGTTTGGGATCGTCGCGGCCGTGCCTTTGTCGATCGAACTGGGAATCACCCGCGGTCTCTCGGCGTTCTTTGTCGGCATTCTGGCC
This genomic stretch from Halorubrum lacusprofundi ATCC 49239 harbors:
- a CDS encoding CapA family protein codes for the protein MNRREVLGITAAGMASLSGCSQRIQRVIQDAAGDEAAVTGTVTTGGDPLSNASVTAYRNGREIARATTDDDGTYNVSLGGFPAWVRFDHPECSSVTRAVAPGSARSIKLNSGEESVSLAFGGDVMFGRRYYEPRDDPLRFYYRLQPTDRRDSHDRLLDSVSPLFGDADIASINLETPLTTSEWRHPSKAFVFTSHPVAAAAMADAGIDYAALANTHAFDALTPGLEETIESLDRVGVAHSGAGSDSTTAIAPAILERDGVTVGFVSVTTTAGRQYERDWAADETTGTYTVNREDETLTVRDSAGVADATPETIRAGVEAATDQADVVVTQIHGGEEYQRTPTRELQDLTDTAIAAGSDLVVNHHPHVSGGLETRDGALVAWSMGNLFFDQNLWATYRSFILQVTISPDGIQSARAEPILIEGYIPRGVTGPLRDRLTWELAGLSDNSFMITEDTLVYQPDDERPTPEQLALDGGGQRRVRGWVTDSDDSVQLGRERFLTGSFDDHDVDSDAYEGTLWRYGRESRSSDQPIGRDGSGGIELVRVQANENRALFSPWNRLPVSNKEFTLSGSYRTNADGELRLLVSWYNDTSGSSFQSQEMSLASTEREWTDFSLELERPDEATHIDVFVFLSPPDGVDILRAAFDTLSLVEWEPTEVAGGRQFDVIRGSSGATVRVIPVDGEVSWQ
- a CDS encoding poly-gamma-glutamate biosynthesis protein PgsC/CapC — protein: MIVAVIVTAFGLLAVAGLTQVYGYRLGGTIAIPVLAVYTLKSFVMLPIYVLSAALAYIGLQLLKDNTLIYGRAELIYAILIGSLIPVTIFLTFGFLIQDIFQTVVFVGSILPGLAAYNYHQLDVETRRWDLLTAVVLFVCLFGLGWYLVSAEFAPTLATAAPITLYSRTADVATWKGVAVNEPLWPVILPRLVTVLLFAVGMLLSERVRERYDIQIGVVSVALLAIFSLADRRLVYLYVCLIMASYVTLQVIHYSSLLYGRVLVGIGAAFGIVAAVPLSIELGITRGLSAFFVGILAGVNAYNVHVAQPASRRFFVPLQFGSFVFLLCLTRLTGAVLPRGFPRQFGITEAVIGLSIVAVCFGYVEWRTVRKPDEESISDQSILNQPGNSNETGATLDEASHKVDP